A window from Thermosipho africanus Ob7 encodes these proteins:
- the lnt gene encoding apolipoprotein N-acyltransferase, whose translation MIFAIISSILTALSMPGFLWGGIVWFSLIFLFKSMENRKLSFLYAFLYEYLLTFISLYWVIPILTKNLPEFFGKFSSVTGFFVYLLLCLVEAIPFLLFGALYGYFIDRIKGDIPKALFVSSAFTFSEFLRGIGELGFTGIRLSDALYKDIGIIQIASITGTLGIVFLIVLINYILYIKKSKIQVIIITISFIYLANWIVSTNLPLNSANVPIVAVQTNYEQQIKYTSKSEKIMYNIENLIANTPNNYLHILPEAVFATEDIRNSQLEEKLKNISKRKPIILGFPTYDSQPKNSTLVYANGNLVGKYDKIKLFPFVEFLPYEKIFKKFEFLKGVAYFTPGNEFKTFKIDGFPEFGIQICFESYFPEISRNLSNNGAKVLFVITNDGWYKHDTALWQHFSKIVFRAIENQRYVVQVSNTGISGVVDNFGRIQKILPLRNKTTGILNISAKNSRTFYQKFGDWFSILSILLTLLIPLLYKDRRKNRI comes from the coding sequence ATGATTTTTGCAATAATCTCATCAATTCTTACAGCACTTTCAATGCCAGGCTTTCTATGGGGCGGTATTGTTTGGTTTTCACTAATATTTTTATTTAAATCAATGGAAAATAGAAAACTTTCATTTTTGTATGCATTTTTATATGAATACTTATTGACTTTTATCTCATTGTATTGGGTAATTCCGATTCTTACAAAAAATCTTCCAGAATTTTTTGGAAAATTTTCTTCTGTAACTGGTTTCTTTGTATATTTACTTTTATGTCTAGTTGAAGCTATTCCTTTTCTATTATTTGGTGCATTATATGGTTATTTTATAGACAGAATAAAAGGTGATATTCCAAAAGCACTATTTGTATCTTCTGCATTTACATTTTCAGAGTTTTTACGCGGAATTGGTGAACTAGGGTTTACTGGTATTCGACTTTCCGATGCCTTATATAAAGATATTGGTATTATTCAAATCGCATCAATTACAGGAACTCTTGGAATAGTGTTTTTAATAGTGCTCATTAATTACATACTCTACATTAAAAAGTCAAAAATACAAGTAATTATAATTACAATTAGCTTTATATATCTTGCAAATTGGATAGTTTCAACTAACCTTCCACTTAATAGCGCTAATGTTCCAATAGTTGCAGTTCAAACAAACTACGAACAACAAATAAAATACACATCAAAAAGCGAAAAAATTATGTACAACATTGAAAATTTAATTGCTAATACTCCCAATAACTACCTTCATATCTTGCCAGAGGCAGTTTTTGCAACCGAAGATATCAGAAATTCTCAGCTTGAAGAAAAATTAAAAAATATAAGCAAAAGAAAACCTATTATTTTAGGTTTTCCAACTTATGACTCACAACCTAAAAATAGTACTTTAGTTTATGCCAATGGAAATCTAGTAGGTAAGTACGATAAAATAAAACTCTTTCCATTTGTTGAGTTCTTACCATATGAAAAAATTTTTAAAAAGTTTGAATTCTTAAAAGGAGTAGCTTATTTTACCCCAGGAAATGAATTCAAAACATTTAAAATCGATGGATTCCCTGAATTTGGTATTCAAATTTGTTTTGAAAGCTATTTCCCTGAAATTTCAAGAAATCTTTCAAATAATGGAGCAAAAGTTCTATTTGTTATTACAAATGACGGTTGGTATAAACATGATACTGCTTTATGGCAACATTTTTCAAAAATTGTTTTTAGAGCAATAGAAAATCAAAGATATGTAGTACAGGTTTCAAACACAGGCATAAGTGGTGTAGTAGATAATTTTGGAAGAATTCAAAAAATACTTCCGCTTAGAAATAAAACTACCGGAATTTTAAACATAAGTGCAAAAAATTCAAGAACATTTTATCAAAAATTCGGTGATTGGTTTTCTATACTCTCAATACTTTTAACTTTATTAATTCCATTACTTTACAAAGACAGAAGAAAAAATAGGATATAA
- the gcvPA gene encoding aminomethyl-transferring glycine dehydrogenase subunit GcvPA, whose translation MHRYIPHTEEEIKEMLKEIGINSIEDLYLDVPKTIEEYNLENGKDEFSVLKEIKSLSKLNKVFEPEKVFAGAGIYFHYIPTVVETLSNNQNFVTAYTPYQAEVSQGTLQALFEYQTMMCELTGMDVANSSMYDGATALAEAMLMAVRINNKTKILAAGSINPEFLATSKTYCTPQNIEIETVKWTESGTIDLEDLKSKIDDNTSAVVVGYPNFFGIVEDLKQIKEILPDNVVFIVVSEPIALSILEAPGKFGVDIVVGEGQSLGITPNYGGPGIGFFTTLAKHVRKMPGRIIGETKDVDGKKGYVMILQTREQHIRRAKATSNICSNHALMALKNAIYMSVMGPEGLRKVARMSYNAAHYLAEKLVEKGYNLTFNGPFFNEFVFNAGENYYEKWKTMANDGILGPLPLEKAMPNFKNSALACCTEVNTKESIDELLKHF comes from the coding sequence ATGCACAGATATATTCCACATACTGAAGAAGAAATAAAGGAAATGTTAAAAGAAATAGGTATTAATTCTATAGAAGATTTATATTTGGATGTTCCAAAAACAATTGAAGAATACAATCTTGAAAATGGAAAAGATGAATTTTCAGTTTTAAAAGAAATTAAATCATTAAGTAAACTCAACAAAGTCTTTGAACCAGAAAAGGTTTTTGCAGGTGCTGGAATATATTTCCATTACATTCCAACTGTAGTTGAAACATTATCCAATAACCAAAATTTCGTTACCGCTTATACACCTTATCAAGCTGAAGTATCCCAAGGAACCTTGCAAGCTTTATTTGAATACCAAACAATGATGTGTGAACTTACTGGAATGGATGTAGCAAATTCCTCAATGTATGATGGAGCAACTGCCCTTGCTGAAGCAATGTTAATGGCTGTTAGAATTAATAATAAAACAAAAATTCTTGCCGCTGGTTCTATAAACCCTGAATTTTTGGCTACAAGCAAAACATATTGTACTCCACAAAATATTGAAATTGAAACTGTTAAATGGACAGAAAGTGGAACAATAGATCTAGAAGATCTAAAATCTAAGATTGACGATAACACATCGGCAGTTGTAGTTGGTTATCCTAACTTTTTTGGAATTGTAGAAGATTTAAAACAAATAAAAGAAATACTTCCAGACAATGTGGTTTTTATAGTAGTAAGTGAACCAATAGCGCTTTCAATCTTGGAAGCTCCTGGTAAATTTGGTGTTGACATTGTAGTTGGTGAAGGTCAATCTCTTGGAATAACCCCAAATTATGGCGGACCTGGAATTGGTTTCTTCACGACTTTAGCAAAACACGTAAGAAAGATGCCAGGAAGAATAATTGGTGAAACAAAAGACGTTGATGGAAAAAAAGGTTACGTTATGATTTTACAAACCAGAGAACAACATATTAGAAGAGCAAAAGCAACTTCAAACATTTGTTCTAACCATGCATTAATGGCCCTTAAAAATGCAATTTATATGTCTGTTATGGGGCCTGAAGGACTTAGAAAAGTAGCAAGAATGTCTTATAACGCTGCTCACTATCTTGCAGAAAAATTAGTTGAAAAAGGTTACAATTTGACATTTAATGGACCTTTCTTTAACGAATTTGTATTTAATGCAGGAGAAAACTATTATGAGAAATGGAAAACAATGGCCAATGATGGAATACTTGGTCCTCTACCATTAGAAAAGGCAATGCCAAACTTTAAAAATTCTGCTCTTGCATGCTGTACTGAAGTAAACACAAAAGAAAGCATTGATGAGCTATTAAAACATTTTTAA
- the gcvT gene encoding glycine cleavage system aminomethyltransferase GcvT: protein MKYTPLYEQHVKLGAKMVEFAGFQMPIQYTGIKDEVIAVRKDVGMFDVSHMGQVLVEGKDSTNFVNYLITNDFKNLSNGEIVYTAMCNENGGFIDDLLAYKISDEKAFLVINAANIEKDFEWMKNVALNFDVKLENKSDDYALIAIQGPNAQKTLQKLTDIDLESIGYYTFVFGKVKDVEALISRTGYTGEDGFEIYTTDKDGIVKIWEELLNLGVKPAGLGARDTLRLEASLLLYGNDMDETVTPLEAGIKWAVKFDKEFVGKAALEKQLEEGLKRRLKGFKLIDKGIARHGYKVFKDGREIGVVTSGTFSPTLDESIGMALIETGYKSGDIIEIEIRNKLVKAEIVKMPFYRGSVRSKKKK from the coding sequence ATGAAATATACACCATTGTATGAGCAGCACGTAAAGCTAGGGGCCAAAATGGTTGAGTTTGCAGGTTTTCAAATGCCTATTCAATACACTGGGATTAAAGACGAAGTAATTGCTGTTAGAAAAGATGTTGGTATGTTTGATGTTTCTCATATGGGACAAGTATTAGTTGAAGGAAAAGATTCAACTAATTTTGTTAATTATTTAATTACCAATGATTTTAAAAATCTCTCAAATGGTGAAATTGTTTATACAGCTATGTGTAATGAAAATGGAGGATTCATAGACGATTTGCTTGCATATAAAATTTCAGACGAAAAAGCTTTCCTTGTTATAAATGCTGCAAACATTGAAAAAGACTTTGAATGGATGAAAAACGTAGCATTAAACTTTGATGTCAAGTTAGAAAATAAATCAGATGACTATGCGCTAATAGCAATACAAGGTCCAAACGCACAAAAGACTTTGCAAAAATTGACTGATATAGATTTAGAAAGTATAGGATACTATACATTTGTTTTCGGGAAAGTAAAAGATGTTGAAGCTTTAATATCTAGAACAGGTTATACAGGAGAAGATGGTTTTGAAATTTATACTACTGATAAAGATGGAATAGTAAAAATATGGGAAGAATTACTTAATTTAGGTGTTAAACCCGCAGGACTTGGCGCAAGAGATACTTTGAGACTTGAAGCATCTTTACTACTATATGGCAATGACATGGATGAAACAGTAACACCACTAGAAGCAGGTATAAAATGGGCCGTAAAATTTGACAAAGAATTTGTTGGAAAAGCTGCTTTAGAAAAGCAACTTGAAGAAGGTTTAAAAAGAAGATTAAAAGGTTTCAAGTTAATAGATAAGGGAATAGCAAGGCACGGCTACAAAGTTTTCAAAGATGGAAGGGAAATTGGTGTAGTTACAAGCGGCACCTTTTCACCTACATTAGACGAATCAATTGGCATGGCATTAATAGAAACTGGTTATAAGTCAGGAGATATAATTGAAATAGAAATTAGAAACAAATTGGTTAAAGCTGAAATAGTAAAAATGCCATTTTATAGAGGAAGTGTAAGATCAAAAAAGAAAAAATAA
- a CDS encoding DegT/DnrJ/EryC1/StrS family aminotransferase has product MKIPLSNASISKEDIDEVLNVLKSGRLALGPYLEKFEDIVAKYIGVKYAIAVNSGTSALHLILKSLSFQEGDIILVPSFTFIASANVALFEKGVPVFIDIEKDTGNIDPDALEEFMEMVYSGKTKYDPKKVKFLMAVDIFGHPLNWEKIIKIAEKYNIQIIEDSCEALGSEYKGKKCGTFGKAGAFAFYPNKQITTGEGGIIVTNDEEIAHLSRAMRNQGRTNNGWLSHEIIGYNYRLDEMSAALGYSQMKKIDYIIEKRNKVAMYYNKILDFVEIPTIKDYVTKMSWFVYVIKLPEGVDINKVIKYLSENGIESRNYFSPVHLQPLYRNLGYKKGMLPVTEELSKRTLAIPFYTDLKKDEQDKVAYYLKKSIELFS; this is encoded by the coding sequence ATGAAAATACCACTTTCAAATGCTTCAATTTCAAAAGAAGATATTGATGAAGTTTTAAACGTTTTAAAAAGTGGTAGGCTAGCGTTAGGTCCTTACTTAGAAAAATTCGAAGATATAGTAGCAAAATATATCGGAGTAAAATACGCTATTGCTGTCAACAGCGGAACTTCAGCACTACATTTGATACTAAAATCCTTATCTTTTCAAGAAGGCGATATTATATTAGTTCCTTCGTTTACTTTTATTGCCTCCGCAAATGTTGCCCTTTTTGAAAAAGGCGTTCCAGTATTTATAGATATTGAAAAAGATACAGGTAATATTGATCCAGATGCTCTAGAAGAGTTCATGGAAATGGTGTATTCAGGTAAAACAAAATATGACCCCAAAAAAGTAAAATTTTTAATGGCTGTAGATATATTTGGTCATCCATTAAATTGGGAAAAAATTATAAAAATTGCGGAAAAATATAACATTCAAATCATTGAAGACTCATGTGAGGCTTTGGGAAGTGAATATAAGGGAAAAAAATGCGGCACTTTTGGTAAAGCTGGTGCTTTCGCTTTTTATCCTAACAAGCAAATAACCACTGGTGAAGGAGGAATAATAGTAACCAACGACGAAGAAATAGCTCATCTTTCTAGGGCTATGCGTAATCAAGGAAGGACAAACAATGGCTGGCTATCTCATGAAATAATTGGTTATAACTATAGGTTAGATGAAATGTCTGCTGCTCTTGGGTATTCACAAATGAAAAAAATTGACTATATTATTGAAAAAAGAAATAAAGTTGCAATGTATTATAACAAGATTTTAGATTTCGTAGAAATTCCAACTATAAAAGACTATGTTACAAAAATGTCTTGGTTTGTTTATGTTATAAAATTGCCTGAAGGTGTTGACATAAATAAGGTTATAAAATATTTAAGTGAAAATGGCATAGAATCCAGAAACTATTTTTCTCCAGTACATCTCCAGCCGTTATACAGAAATTTGGGATACAAAAAAGGTATGCTACCTGTAACAGAAGAACTTTCGAAAAGAACACTTGCAATTCCATTTTACACAGATCTAAAAAAAGATGAACAAGACAAAGTTGCTTATTATCTAAAAAAATCTATTGAATTATTCTCATAG
- a CDS encoding aspartate aminotransferase family protein — protein sequence MFISNTYKRLPIKVKNAKGIWIYDESGEKYLDTFSGIGVLSFGHCDEEINEAISMQIKKYTHISNFFIDENAIFLAKRLVEETKKDGTVFFANSGTEANEAALKAIKKLKKGIIISFENNFHGRSIGSLSITGFQNLREQFEPLLSNIAFLPFNDSKKLENFIENEGNKISAIFVECVHGSGGLDTVNKDFVEVINKYKDIYDYIVVADEVQAGLGRTGEFYSYQNFNLNPDIVTVAKSLGGGLPLSAAIFTGKYKDVFSVGEHGSTFAPNPVSLAAGKTVINRITKTFLDSVKEKSSYLKNKLLTLKKNYPIIKEIKGIGLMLGIEINNNNYSEKIIEYGLNEKILLNVVKGNTIRLLPALNITHHEIDEMLYRLEKVIKKLNSC from the coding sequence ATGTTTATTTCAAACACTTACAAAAGATTACCAATAAAAGTTAAAAATGCTAAAGGAATATGGATTTATGATGAAAGTGGTGAAAAGTACCTTGACACATTTTCTGGAATAGGAGTTCTTTCATTTGGGCATTGCGATGAAGAAATTAATGAAGCAATTTCAATGCAAATAAAAAAATATACGCACATTTCAAACTTTTTTATCGATGAAAATGCAATTTTTCTAGCAAAAAGACTTGTAGAAGAAACCAAAAAAGATGGTACTGTATTTTTTGCAAACTCAGGAACAGAAGCTAACGAAGCAGCTTTGAAAGCTATAAAGAAATTAAAAAAAGGAATTATTATTTCATTTGAAAATAATTTTCACGGAAGATCAATCGGTTCTCTTTCTATAACTGGATTTCAAAATTTAAGAGAGCAATTTGAACCATTACTTTCAAATATTGCATTTTTACCATTTAATGATTCAAAAAAACTTGAAAATTTTATTGAGAATGAAGGAAATAAAATATCTGCAATTTTTGTCGAATGTGTACACGGAAGTGGTGGACTTGATACCGTTAACAAAGATTTTGTAGAAGTAATAAATAAGTATAAAGATATTTATGATTACATTGTCGTTGCAGACGAAGTTCAAGCTGGCTTAGGAAGAACAGGAGAATTTTACTCATATCAAAATTTTAATCTTAATCCGGATATCGTAACAGTTGCAAAATCACTTGGCGGCGGCCTACCACTATCTGCCGCTATATTTACAGGAAAATATAAAGATGTTTTTTCTGTTGGGGAACATGGTTCAACTTTTGCACCAAATCCTGTTTCTCTTGCTGCAGGAAAAACTGTTATCAATAGAATAACAAAAACATTTCTAGATAGTGTAAAAGAAAAATCAAGCTATCTAAAAAATAAATTATTAACTTTAAAGAAAAATTATCCAATAATTAAAGAGATTAAAGGTATTGGTTTAATGCTTGGTATTGAGATTAATAATAACAATTATTCAGAAAAAATCATTGAATATGGTTTAAATGAAAAAATACTACTAAATGTTGTAAAAGGTAATACTATTAGATTACTCCCTGCTCTTAATATTACGCATCATGAAATAGATGAAATGCTATACAGACTTGAAAAAGTAATTAAAAAACTTAATTCATGTTAA
- the dapA gene encoding 4-hydroxy-tetrahydrodipicolinate synthase — MFEGIGTAIVTPFKGGKLDIESYEKLLNFQINNQINAIIVLGTTGEAPNISLDEREILIKKAKEVSGNKAQVIVGAGSNGINHTIELIKNAEKNGADGLLIVTPYYNKPTQNGLYEYYKYISEHTDLEIIVYNVPSRTGINILPETVYKIASDCKNVKALKEANSSFEQINKDLLLLKELKDFKIFSGNDDTAFQLLVSGGDGVISVASNVIPLQMVQMFNFIKNGEIEKARNIHFSYYKLFKNLFIETNPIPVKAALSIMEFINNELRLPLVPASESTMKIITETLKGCGVI; from the coding sequence ATGTTTGAAGGAATAGGAACTGCAATTGTTACACCTTTTAAAGGAGGGAAATTAGATATAGAAAGCTATGAAAAACTATTAAATTTCCAAATTAACAATCAAATTAATGCAATAATAGTTTTAGGAACTACAGGTGAAGCACCAAACATTTCTCTAGATGAAAGAGAAATATTGATAAAAAAAGCAAAGGAAGTATCTGGTAATAAAGCCCAAGTTATAGTTGGAGCAGGATCAAATGGAATAAATCATACAATAGAATTAATTAAAAATGCCGAAAAAAACGGTGCAGATGGTCTTTTAATTGTAACCCCTTACTATAACAAGCCAACTCAAAATGGCTTGTATGAATATTATAAATATATCTCTGAACATACAGATTTAGAAATAATTGTATACAATGTTCCTAGCAGAACTGGCATAAATATACTCCCAGAGACCGTATATAAAATTGCTAGTGACTGCAAAAATGTTAAGGCATTAAAAGAAGCAAATTCATCGTTTGAACAAATCAATAAAGATTTACTATTACTAAAAGAATTAAAAGACTTTAAAATCTTTTCGGGAAATGATGATACGGCTTTTCAGCTACTTGTAAGTGGTGGAGATGGGGTAATTTCAGTAGCATCAAACGTTATACCTTTACAAATGGTTCAAATGTTTAATTTTATAAAAAATGGGGAAATTGAAAAGGCTAGAAATATTCATTTTTCATATTATAAGCTATTTAAAAACTTATTCATTGAAACTAATCCAATTCCGGTAAAAGCAGCTTTATCGATAATGGAATTTATAAATAATGAATTGAGACTACCACTTGTTCCAGCTTCAGAGTCAACAATGAAAATAATAACTGAAACACTTAAAGGATGTGGTGTTATATGA
- a CDS encoding 4-hydroxy-tetrahydrodipicolinate reductase, with amino-acid sequence MRFGVVGFKGKMGKVILDVFSNDGHTPVLLIDKDEIIEEDFPEVIIDFSTPDALEKTSSYCEKYNSNLVIGTTALTEKHLKILENLSKKVAVVQSYNFSIGINILLELLEKATKMLNDWDCEITEIHHSKKKDKPSGTAILLKNALNREVEIHSLRLGGIPGDHTVLFSNEGELIEIKHRAISRKVFALGALKAAKFILNKKSGFYTFKDIIKEAFI; translated from the coding sequence ATGAGATTTGGAGTTGTGGGCTTTAAAGGGAAAATGGGAAAAGTAATTTTAGATGTTTTCTCAAATGATGGACATACACCAGTTCTACTCATTGATAAAGACGAAATAATCGAAGAAGATTTTCCAGAAGTTATTATAGATTTTTCTACGCCGGATGCACTAGAAAAAACTTCAAGTTATTGTGAAAAATACAATAGCAATCTGGTAATTGGAACTACTGCACTTACAGAAAAGCATTTAAAAATATTAGAAAATTTATCAAAAAAAGTTGCTGTTGTGCAATCATATAATTTTTCAATAGGTATTAATATTCTCTTAGAACTTTTAGAAAAAGCAACCAAAATGCTTAATGATTGGGATTGTGAAATAACAGAAATTCATCATTCAAAGAAAAAAGACAAGCCTTCGGGTACTGCTATTTTATTAAAAAATGCTTTAAATAGAGAAGTAGAAATTCACTCTCTTAGATTAGGGGGAATCCCTGGTGATCATACTGTTTTGTTTTCAAACGAAGGAGAATTGATTGAAATAAAACACAGGGCAATTTCAAGAAAAGTTTTTGCATTAGGAGCACTAAAAGCTGCTAAGTTTATTTTAAATAAAAAAAGTGGTTTTTATACATTCAAAGACATTATAAAGGAGGCATTCATATGA
- a CDS encoding SGNH/GDSL hydrolase family protein, with product MYYCFGDSITEGIPGVSYVKYLGKEFLNYGKGGDTTLGLYNRLKNFLNSQTVENIIIEIGTNDILLPFLYNYSPEWQKTVKKIIASGRIPSKNIEEFEKNYKNLLELLVDKNVLIINIPCIGENLNNELNKKVDEYNKIIHKLCKDYPFKLVDFNSWQKSQLKTNSNKYFISKKPFKMVLDSIFVRSPKISNIVSKKRNLVTTIDGVHFNDHSARKLAELIKEKISSK from the coding sequence ATGTACTACTGTTTTGGTGACAGCATAACAGAAGGAATACCAGGAGTGTCATACGTAAAATATTTAGGAAAAGAATTTCTTAATTATGGAAAAGGCGGGGATACCACTCTTGGTCTATACAATAGACTAAAAAATTTTCTAAATAGTCAAACTGTAGAAAATATCATAATAGAAATTGGAACTAATGATATACTTTTGCCATTCTTATATAACTACTCACCAGAATGGCAAAAAACAGTTAAAAAGATTATTGCTTCAGGAAGAATTCCCTCAAAAAACATCGAAGAATTTGAAAAAAACTATAAAAACTTATTAGAACTTTTGGTGGATAAAAACGTTTTAATCATAAATATACCATGTATAGGAGAAAATTTAAATAATGAGTTAAACAAAAAAGTTGATGAATACAATAAAATAATTCATAAATTATGTAAAGATTACCCGTTTAAATTAGTTGACTTCAATTCTTGGCAAAAATCTCAATTAAAAACTAATTCAAATAAATATTTTATTTCCAAAAAGCCATTTAAAATGGTACTTGATTCTATTTTTGTTAGATCTCCAAAAATTTCAAATATTGTCAGCAAAAAAAGAAATCTTGTTACTACAATTGATGGTGTACATTTTAATGATCATTCCGCAAGAAAGTTAGCAGAGTTAATAAAAGAAAAAATTTCTAGCAAATGA
- the dapD gene encoding 2,3,4,5-tetrahydropyridine-2,6-dicarboxylate N-acetyltransferase, whose amino-acid sequence MNTQEIINLIANSKKKTLTVAYLTGNLKNIDFKSLEFIGTENFGILFGEYEEIVKLIENNKEHIEKYKLEIKARNSAIPLANLAKYNARIEPGAIIRDLVEIGDGAVIMMGAVINIGAKIGEGTMIDMNAVVGGRAIIGKNCHIGAGAVIAGVIEPPSAQPVIIEDNVMVGANAVILEGVRIGQNSVIAAGAVVIEDVPPNSVVAGVPAKIIKKVDEKTKQKTQIVEGLRKLR is encoded by the coding sequence ATGAATACACAGGAAATTATAAACTTAATTGCAAATTCAAAAAAGAAAACTTTAACTGTTGCTTACTTGACAGGGAATCTCAAAAATATAGACTTTAAGTCTCTTGAATTTATTGGAACTGAAAATTTTGGAATTTTATTTGGTGAATATGAAGAAATAGTTAAGTTAATTGAAAACAACAAAGAACATATCGAAAAATACAAGTTAGAAATCAAAGCAAGAAATTCTGCAATCCCTCTTGCTAACTTAGCAAAATACAATGCAAGGATTGAACCTGGAGCCATAATTAGAGATTTAGTTGAAATCGGCGACGGTGCAGTAATAATGATGGGAGCAGTTATTAATATAGGAGCAAAAATAGGCGAAGGGACAATGATAGATATGAATGCAGTAGTTGGCGGAAGAGCTATAATCGGTAAAAATTGTCATATTGGTGCTGGTGCAGTTATAGCAGGTGTAATTGAACCACCCAGTGCTCAACCAGTAATTATTGAAGATAACGTAATGGTTGGGGCAAACGCAGTAATTCTTGAAGGAGTACGTATAGGGCAAAACAGTGTAATCGCCGCTGGAGCTGTTGTTATAGAAGATGTTCCACCAAACTCAGTAGTAGCTGGTGTTCCTGCAAAAATTATTAAAAAAGTTGATGAAAAAACAAAACAAAAAACACAAATCGTAGAAGGATTAAGAAAATTGAGGTGA
- a CDS encoding aspartate kinase, whose product MIVVQKYGGSSVADVDKILKVANRIKKRIENGDKVIVIVSAMGKTTDNLINLAKSLSKNPHPREMDMLLTTGEQVSVALLSIALNELGIKSKSLNAFQLNIKTTTDHTKARIIDIDIDKLNNELQKNEVIIVTGFQGITEDGDLTTLGRGGSDTSAVAIAAKLNVNCEIYSDVDGVYTCDPRIVKSTKKLKYITYDDMLELSSLGAKVLHSRAVELAKKYNIKIYCASTFSEEEGTWVVDKLPEWLEQPVVTGATIEKDQIKITLNNLPKDKKIIEKIFETLSDNKINIDMISMFADNEKFHLSFSVLNDLRETIEKSIKAADPLIEMSYQGMFDKVSIVGVGMKSSPGVAARFFKVLYENNIIPELVTTSEIKISVLVSKEKSELLLKELAKEFSLGG is encoded by the coding sequence ATGATTGTTGTACAAAAATATGGTGGTTCATCAGTAGCAGATGTGGATAAAATTTTAAAAGTTGCAAATAGGATAAAAAAAAGAATAGAAAATGGCGATAAGGTCATTGTAATCGTCTCTGCAATGGGAAAAACTACCGATAACCTTATTAATCTTGCTAAATCTTTAAGTAAAAATCCCCATCCTAGAGAAATGGATATGCTTTTAACAACTGGAGAACAGGTGTCTGTGGCTTTACTTTCAATTGCATTAAATGAACTTGGAATTAAATCAAAATCATTAAACGCTTTCCAATTAAATATAAAAACAACAACCGATCATACAAAGGCTAGAATAATTGATATCGATATAGATAAATTAAATAATGAGCTTCAAAAAAATGAAGTTATCATTGTAACTGGTTTTCAAGGTATAACAGAAGATGGCGATCTTACAACTCTTGGAAGAGGTGGTTCCGATACTAGTGCAGTTGCAATAGCTGCAAAGTTAAATGTCAATTGTGAAATTTACAGTGATGTAGATGGGGTATATACATGCGATCCAAGAATAGTTAAATCAACTAAAAAATTAAAATACATAACATATGATGATATGTTAGAATTATCCTCTCTTGGTGCAAAGGTATTACATTCTAGAGCTGTTGAACTTGCAAAAAAATACAATATAAAAATATATTGTGCTTCAACTTTTTCTGAAGAGGAGGGAACTTGGGTGGTTGATAAATTACCAGAATGGCTAGAACAACCTGTAGTTACAGGTGCAACTATAGAAAAGGATCAAATAAAAATAACTTTAAATAACCTTCCTAAAGACAAAAAAATAATTGAAAAAATATTTGAAACATTAAGTGATAATAAAATAAACATTGACATGATTTCAATGTTTGCTGATAATGAAAAATTCCATTTATCATTTTCAGTATTAAATGATCTTAGAGAAACTATAGAAAAGTCAATAAAGGCAGCAGATCCATTAATTGAAATGTCTTATCAGGGAATGTTTGATAAAGTTTCAATTGTTGGGGTTGGTATGAAATCAAGTCCAGGTGTTGCAGCAAGATTCTTCAAAGTTCTTTATGAAAATAACATTATTCCAGAATTAGTCACTACTTCAGAAATAAAAATTTCTGTCTTAGTTTCTAAAGAAAAATCTGAACTATTGTTAAAAGAACTTGCAAAAGAATTTTCACTTGGAGGATGA